A window of Spirochaeta isovalerica contains these coding sequences:
- a CDS encoding DnaB-like helicase C-terminal domain-containing protein, whose translation MVKEELTKNSPLRILEKATHGGLGKGNIAVIASRRGIGKTACLVHIATDKLMRDKHVIHVSFSSRTDHILDWYEDIFREISQKRDLENAMEVHDELVKNRVIMNFNQDGVSMDQVLNSVKAMIENGQKGTDAIVVDGYDFTKNNDGNVIAKVKNFAKEMDLEIWFTDSYEGEVVQEGAIPSNLKCCEENLSVIMVLKNEGDVMNLNLVKDHGNEIKEDLSLILDSKTLLIARK comes from the coding sequence ATGGTAAAAGAAGAGCTGACTAAAAACAGTCCCCTGCGAATCCTCGAGAAGGCGACACATGGTGGTCTCGGTAAGGGAAACATCGCTGTAATCGCCTCCAGGAGAGGTATTGGCAAAACAGCCTGTCTGGTTCATATCGCCACCGATAAGCTGATGAGGGACAAACACGTAATTCACGTATCCTTTTCTTCCAGAACGGATCATATTCTCGACTGGTATGAAGATATATTCAGAGAAATCTCTCAGAAGAGAGACCTCGAAAACGCTATGGAAGTTCACGACGAGCTGGTTAAAAACAGAGTTATCATGAATTTCAACCAGGATGGCGTTAGCATGGATCAGGTTCTCAACAGCGTTAAAGCTATGATTGAGAACGGACAGAAAGGCACCGACGCCATTGTTGTCGACGGTTACGATTTCACAAAAAACAACGACGGCAATGTTATTGCAAAAGTAAAAAACTTTGCTAAAGAGATGGACCTGGAAATATGGTTCACAGACTCTTATGAAGGCGAAGTCGTTCAGGAAGGGGCTATCCCCAGCAACCTGAAATGCTGTGAAGAAAACCTTTCTGTCATCATGGTTCTGAAAAACGAAGGGGATGTTATGAACCTCAACCTCGTTAAGGATCATGGAAATGAGATTAAAGAGGACCTTTCTCTTATTCTCGACTCTAAAACTCTGCTGATCGCAAGAAAATAA